The proteins below are encoded in one region of Aquisphaera giovannonii:
- a CDS encoding FG-GAP-like repeat-containing protein, whose protein sequence is MARVAMTLRRARRAPAFDPLEPRTLLSAFYALTSVASTAGGRFTGFGNLPATSRNGNIAFVGSTGNAFGDSGIYVQESGSTSLVNINPTFSADPSRSFGRQAAINNDGLVTAREQQNTDPSQFRVREWNSNTPDSNTILSRIPTTDPSAIDNQYSGLLTFTDVNDRGDIAFVSQSGDTADRLLQYVGHGNVGTDTYTTIADVPAGTNPAPRPQLDDLGRVLFYSADDHAIELLDPSGGGVKKTVIASAGVGGFQRLGYAPGISANGEVFVFTGDRGKGTGVFAAYFSGGTERIVRIAGEGLDNFVAFDPNQAVQVGGGSMGTDDRGVTVAFVGTNQSMGEGLYTARLSFFGASPDAYNPAAVASTLVSGIEPAARLLDKLPDGKTIDQIQFGFGLDDRDRGRLVFWVHTTDGTQEIMKAEPYQVVFVDFSPRDGSTIGLSAANLATMAEVGVTDLGVTDGMVAALGKLGLSTDFDKLKAGIVAAVQQKYSATGANILIVGGDAPPPSLDYIPEPVLDSRGKPVVAGGAQVLSGAYKTVEVIGGSSIKYSGLATAPAGAGPVDYYNQGMDDDAFVLVNTIFQSAAFPAGTAISSLDPKVVVEAISDTVAHEAGHTFGLFHLRKPFDDSIMHDGTLSDEYDTPQTFQATAYPVPLYNAALATVKENSANRLLFATDQGGDGPNPILLKLNDDGTLRAKLALPASGSVAVKDLVVGIVPFGDSDATPTFVDLGGGDLATLLNDADLPVGPDDSVFVIGSTTGTAADIVSVAQGHEGDQDSFASTILGVLAASADAAPVSGSGAALHFYQLSGGKSVDLGLAPVLVTPVNHPPTLATIANQVVTPGTAVTFKAAATDPDSGQAIVYSLDPGAPTGATIDPKTGAFSWTPTMAQAGRVASITVRATDSGSPALSASQVVTLNVQDPIRVLGTTLLAAPSPGPMKIAIDFGKALKPSSAQVASLYKIVGDSGESVPIASAAYSDNGSQHRVVLTVASGAKVTPDLYHVSINAAGLADSAGSAAASGADQLWADVESTNTLLPIQPQPDGSFAAGAGLPLGYEAPQQVVAGNFTGSGLGDLVVNTSYTNQWDLAPLVLLRNNGDGTYAAPVPITVPGSFTTIKLATTDWNGDGIPDLVVTGYTGNYSNGIATYYEYVLLDDGHGNFSDAPDTPIPLTGLTYGANLLDFLGVADLDGDGHPEIVHLGPATGKDFSVEVIGKDPFLGYGPTMELPLGLNNGGQDLPVDLKFADLNGDGKADIIARDGGYYADNPGITVFLSTPTGYGPALQLIQPFGAPTGVGAGAFTGAGHEDIALTYDDYRNSEDDANGNVIQIFQNDGRGNFTGLTPLGLGRRDTVASAFGDLNNDGHPDVVLLLSPAPLDGYKTVTELSTWTFLGDGRGGFTPATAAPIPLGSADQSYSYSLSLADLDHDGHLDAVLGSGRIGEVRYALNDGSGAMRPPAAFPRLGNGPQAQGAPVPPSVAPQAYGDFNGDSLTDVASVGTASNRLIQVYLARPGGGYTLGQSLVPPADYPGDINWLKAGDLNRDGIPDLIGGPSGGVGPGMLVFLGNGDGTFRRAPTPVVSPGGNAVLNATLADVNGDGNLDAVVVLGGSGSGNLLGFAVCFGDGAGNLVYNANTFIPAQDDIFQGLPQPAPTLGDFNGDGKLDLLVPTIEASTGNVVLTAYNGKGNGLFTAGSVVFDHASQETTFLLGDFNGDGALDILSYEAGVGTPSDNVRFYLGDKKGGFQAAPWLGLNVTLTENGLPYHSQQMAVGDFNGDGKLDLAVEYYSDKYPDQVAVYEGDGTGHFAAPLLATTGSQTYALVSVPGAPRLDAGTVAVADRAPAPAGDAATVAAGSSVTIPVLANDADPDGDTLAVTAVGAAAHGTVHVSAASGSPVVIYAPAAGYTGTDQFTYTVTDPAGLAATASVAITVTASGTGGGGGGGGGTGGPVATSLSVPTATGAYGGAVTLAAVLSVGGTPLPGRTVAFTIERFGFPFPVGTATTDGQGVATLGGVSVAGLNAGTFFGAIGAAFAGDSSDLASSGSGELAISRATPTLTWPRPAGISFGMALNAVQLDATASVLGTFAYSPAAGSILPPGGGEVLTATFTPADLIDYATATITTTIDVASSGLRFTPVITWPAPAAIVAGTALGPAQLDATASYGGVPVPGFFSYSPGPGAVLGPGAGQALAVHFSPFDAADYNDATGTTTIDVGPPPSSSPPVVITGVHVQTVRLTKRKTATEIVVSFSGTDNLPGAGVLANFHLYAARKVKKAKVYSKPVGLTSATYNRAGETVALLPKGGKLSLKTPLLLQVTAAGIVDAEGRELDGNGDGQAGDDYKALLSRKGVQPMAIPAVASPAIARPGRPIIRIR, encoded by the coding sequence ATGGCCAGGGTAGCAATGACGCTCCGGAGGGCCCGCCGGGCGCCGGCGTTCGATCCTCTGGAGCCGCGGACGCTGCTCTCCGCCTTCTACGCGCTGACGTCCGTCGCCTCCACGGCCGGGGGGAGGTTCACGGGGTTCGGCAACCTGCCGGCGACCAGCCGCAACGGCAATATCGCGTTCGTGGGCTCGACGGGGAACGCCTTCGGCGACAGCGGCATCTACGTGCAGGAGTCGGGCTCGACTTCGCTGGTCAACATCAATCCCACGTTCTCCGCGGACCCGAGCCGCAGCTTCGGCCGGCAGGCGGCCATCAACAACGACGGCCTGGTCACGGCCCGCGAGCAGCAGAACACCGACCCCTCCCAGTTCCGGGTCCGCGAGTGGAATTCGAACACGCCGGACTCGAACACCATCCTCTCGCGGATCCCGACGACCGATCCCTCGGCGATCGACAATCAGTACTCCGGGCTGCTCACGTTCACGGACGTCAACGACCGCGGGGACATCGCCTTCGTCTCCCAGAGCGGGGACACCGCGGACCGGCTGCTCCAGTACGTCGGCCATGGGAACGTCGGGACCGACACCTACACGACGATCGCGGACGTGCCCGCCGGCACGAACCCCGCGCCCCGGCCGCAGCTCGACGACCTGGGGCGGGTGCTCTTCTACTCCGCCGACGACCACGCCATCGAGCTGCTCGACCCGAGCGGGGGGGGCGTGAAGAAGACGGTCATCGCCTCGGCGGGCGTGGGCGGGTTCCAGCGCCTGGGTTACGCGCCGGGGATCAGCGCCAACGGCGAGGTCTTCGTCTTCACGGGCGACCGCGGCAAGGGGACGGGGGTCTTCGCGGCGTACTTCTCCGGCGGCACGGAGCGGATCGTCCGGATCGCCGGCGAGGGCCTGGACAACTTCGTCGCCTTCGACCCCAACCAGGCGGTCCAGGTGGGCGGCGGCAGCATGGGGACCGACGACCGCGGCGTCACGGTCGCCTTCGTCGGCACGAATCAGAGCATGGGCGAGGGGCTCTACACGGCCCGGCTCAGCTTCTTCGGCGCCTCGCCGGACGCCTACAACCCGGCCGCGGTCGCCTCGACGCTCGTGAGCGGGATCGAGCCCGCGGCCCGCCTCCTCGACAAGCTCCCCGACGGCAAGACGATCGACCAGATCCAGTTCGGGTTCGGCCTCGACGACCGGGACCGGGGGCGGCTCGTCTTCTGGGTGCACACCACCGACGGCACGCAGGAGATCATGAAGGCGGAGCCGTATCAGGTCGTCTTCGTCGATTTCAGCCCGCGGGACGGCTCGACGATCGGCCTGTCCGCCGCAAACCTCGCCACCATGGCCGAGGTCGGGGTGACGGACCTGGGCGTCACCGACGGCATGGTCGCGGCCCTGGGCAAGCTCGGGCTGAGCACCGACTTCGACAAGCTCAAGGCCGGCATCGTCGCGGCCGTGCAGCAGAAGTACTCCGCCACGGGGGCGAACATCCTCATCGTCGGGGGGGACGCACCTCCGCCGAGCCTGGACTACATCCCCGAGCCCGTCCTGGACTCCCGGGGGAAGCCCGTCGTGGCCGGCGGGGCGCAGGTGCTCAGCGGGGCCTACAAGACCGTGGAGGTCATCGGCGGGTCCAGCATCAAGTACAGCGGACTGGCCACGGCGCCGGCCGGCGCGGGCCCGGTCGATTACTACAACCAGGGCATGGACGACGACGCCTTCGTGCTGGTGAACACGATCTTCCAGTCCGCGGCCTTCCCGGCCGGGACCGCGATCTCGTCGCTGGACCCCAAGGTCGTCGTGGAGGCGATCTCCGACACCGTCGCGCACGAGGCGGGACACACGTTCGGCCTCTTCCACCTGAGGAAGCCGTTCGACGACAGCATCATGCACGACGGGACGCTGTCCGACGAGTACGACACGCCCCAGACCTTCCAGGCCACGGCCTACCCCGTGCCCCTCTACAACGCCGCGCTCGCGACCGTGAAGGAGAACTCCGCCAACCGGCTCCTCTTCGCGACCGACCAGGGGGGCGACGGCCCCAATCCGATCCTGCTGAAGCTCAACGACGACGGGACCCTCCGCGCCAAGCTCGCCCTCCCGGCCTCAGGCTCGGTGGCGGTGAAGGACCTGGTCGTCGGGATCGTCCCCTTCGGCGACTCGGACGCGACCCCCACCTTCGTGGACCTCGGCGGCGGCGACCTGGCGACGCTCCTGAACGACGCCGACCTCCCCGTGGGCCCGGACGACTCCGTCTTCGTGATCGGCTCCACGACCGGCACCGCGGCCGACATCGTCTCCGTGGCCCAGGGCCACGAAGGCGACCAGGATTCCTTCGCCTCGACCATCCTGGGCGTGCTCGCCGCGTCCGCCGACGCGGCGCCGGTCTCGGGAAGCGGGGCGGCCCTCCACTTCTATCAATTGAGCGGCGGCAAGTCCGTGGACCTCGGCCTGGCGCCCGTCCTGGTCACGCCCGTGAATCATCCGCCCACCCTGGCCACGATCGCCAACCAGGTCGTGACCCCGGGCACCGCCGTGACGTTCAAGGCCGCGGCGACCGACCCGGATTCCGGGCAGGCCATCGTCTACAGCCTCGATCCCGGCGCGCCGACGGGCGCGACGATCGACCCGAAGACCGGCGCGTTCTCGTGGACGCCGACGATGGCGCAGGCCGGCCGCGTCGCGAGCATCACCGTCCGGGCGACGGACAGCGGCAGCCCGGCCCTCTCCGCCTCGCAGGTCGTGACGCTCAACGTCCAGGACCCGATCCGGGTCCTCGGCACGACGCTGCTGGCGGCGCCCAGCCCCGGGCCCATGAAGATTGCCATCGACTTCGGCAAGGCGCTCAAGCCCTCCTCGGCGCAGGTCGCCTCGCTCTACAAGATCGTCGGCGACTCGGGCGAATCGGTGCCGATCGCGTCGGCCGCCTACAGCGACAACGGCTCGCAGCACCGCGTCGTGCTCACGGTCGCCTCGGGGGCGAAGGTCACGCCGGACCTCTACCACGTCTCGATCAACGCCGCCGGGCTCGCGGACTCCGCCGGCTCGGCCGCCGCGAGCGGCGCCGACCAGCTCTGGGCCGACGTCGAATCGACGAACACCCTGCTGCCGATCCAGCCCCAGCCCGACGGATCGTTCGCGGCCGGCGCGGGCCTCCCGCTGGGCTACGAGGCCCCGCAGCAGGTCGTCGCGGGCAACTTCACCGGCAGCGGCCTCGGCGACCTGGTCGTGAACACGAGCTACACGAACCAGTGGGACCTCGCGCCGCTGGTCCTCCTGAGGAACAACGGCGACGGCACCTACGCGGCCCCCGTGCCGATCACCGTGCCGGGCTCGTTCACGACCATCAAGCTGGCCACGACGGACTGGAACGGCGACGGCATCCCCGACCTGGTCGTCACCGGCTACACGGGCAACTACAGCAACGGGATCGCCACCTACTATGAGTACGTCCTGCTCGACGACGGCCACGGCAACTTCTCGGACGCCCCCGACACGCCGATCCCGCTCACGGGGCTCACCTACGGCGCGAACCTCCTGGACTTCCTGGGCGTCGCCGACCTCGACGGCGACGGGCACCCGGAGATCGTTCACCTCGGGCCGGCGACCGGCAAGGACTTCAGCGTGGAGGTCATCGGCAAGGATCCGTTCCTCGGCTACGGCCCGACGATGGAGCTGCCGCTCGGCCTGAACAACGGCGGCCAGGACCTCCCCGTGGACCTCAAATTCGCGGACCTCAACGGCGACGGCAAGGCGGACATCATCGCCCGCGACGGCGGCTACTACGCGGACAACCCGGGAATCACGGTCTTCCTCAGCACGCCGACCGGCTACGGCCCCGCGCTCCAGTTGATCCAGCCCTTCGGCGCCCCGACGGGCGTGGGGGCGGGCGCCTTCACCGGCGCCGGCCACGAGGACATCGCCCTCACCTACGACGACTATCGCAACTCGGAGGACGACGCGAACGGGAACGTGATCCAGATCTTCCAGAACGACGGCCGCGGGAACTTCACGGGGCTTACCCCGCTGGGCCTGGGCCGCCGCGACACCGTGGCCTCCGCCTTCGGCGACCTGAACAACGACGGCCACCCGGACGTGGTCCTGCTGCTCTCCCCCGCCCCGCTGGACGGCTACAAGACCGTCACCGAGCTCTCCACCTGGACGTTCCTGGGCGACGGCCGCGGCGGCTTCACGCCCGCGACCGCGGCCCCCATCCCCCTGGGCTCGGCCGACCAGAGCTACAGCTACTCGCTCTCGCTGGCCGACCTGGACCACGACGGCCACCTCGACGCCGTCCTCGGCAGCGGGCGGATCGGCGAGGTCCGCTACGCCCTCAACGACGGCTCGGGCGCCATGCGTCCCCCGGCCGCCTTCCCCAGGCTCGGCAACGGGCCCCAGGCGCAGGGCGCCCCCGTGCCCCCGAGCGTGGCCCCGCAGGCCTACGGCGACTTCAACGGCGACAGCCTGACGGACGTCGCGAGCGTGGGGACGGCCTCGAACCGGCTGATCCAGGTCTACCTCGCCCGGCCCGGCGGGGGGTACACGCTCGGCCAGTCCCTCGTCCCGCCGGCCGACTACCCGGGGGACATCAACTGGCTCAAGGCCGGCGACCTGAACCGGGACGGCATCCCGGACCTGATCGGCGGGCCGTCCGGCGGCGTCGGCCCGGGCATGCTCGTCTTCCTGGGCAACGGCGACGGCACCTTCCGGCGGGCCCCCACGCCGGTCGTCAGCCCCGGCGGCAACGCCGTCCTCAACGCGACCCTCGCCGACGTCAACGGCGACGGCAACCTCGACGCCGTGGTCGTCCTCGGCGGGTCGGGGAGCGGCAACCTCCTCGGCTTCGCCGTCTGCTTCGGCGACGGCGCGGGGAACCTGGTCTACAACGCCAACACCTTCATCCCGGCCCAGGACGACATCTTCCAGGGCCTGCCCCAGCCGGCCCCCACGCTGGGCGACTTCAACGGCGACGGCAAGCTCGACCTGCTCGTGCCGACCATCGAGGCCTCCACGGGGAACGTCGTCCTGACGGCCTATAACGGCAAGGGCAACGGCCTCTTCACCGCGGGCTCCGTCGTGTTCGACCACGCGAGCCAGGAGACCACCTTCCTCCTCGGCGACTTCAACGGCGACGGCGCGCTCGATATCCTCAGCTACGAGGCCGGGGTCGGCACCCCGTCGGACAACGTCCGCTTCTACCTGGGCGACAAGAAGGGGGGCTTCCAGGCGGCCCCGTGGCTCGGGCTGAACGTCACGCTGACCGAGAACGGCCTGCCCTACCACTCCCAGCAGATGGCCGTCGGCGACTTCAACGGGGACGGCAAGCTCGACCTCGCGGTCGAGTACTACAGCGACAAGTATCCGGACCAGGTCGCCGTCTACGAGGGGGACGGCACCGGCCACTTCGCCGCGCCGTTGCTGGCGACCACGGGCTCGCAGACCTATGCGCTGGTGAGCGTCCCGGGCGCCCCGAGGCTGGACGCCGGGACCGTCGCGGTGGCCGACCGCGCGCCGGCCCCCGCCGGCGACGCGGCGACCGTCGCCGCGGGCTCCTCGGTGACGATCCCCGTGCTCGCGAACGACGCGGATCCCGACGGCGACACGCTCGCCGTCACCGCCGTCGGCGCGGCGGCCCACGGGACGGTCCACGTCTCCGCCGCGTCCGGCTCGCCCGTCGTCATCTACGCCCCCGCGGCGGGCTACACGGGGACCGATCAGTTCACCTACACCGTTACGGACCCCGCCGGCCTGGCGGCCACGGCGAGCGTCGCGATCACCGTGACCGCTTCCGGCACGGGAGGCGGCGGGGGCGGGGGCGGGGGCACCGGCGGCCCGGTGGCGACCAGCCTTTCCGTCCCGACGGCCACCGGAGCCTATGGGGGCGCGGTCACGCTCGCGGCCGTGCTGAGCGTCGGGGGGACCCCACTCCCGGGGAGGACCGTCGCGTTCACGATCGAGCGATTCGGCTTCCCGTTCCCGGTCGGGACCGCCACGACCGACGGCCAGGGGGTCGCGACGCTCGGCGGCGTCAGCGTCGCCGGGCTGAACGCCGGGACGTTCTTCGGCGCGATCGGGGCGGCGTTCGCGGGCGATTCGTCCGACCTGGCGAGCTCCGGCAGCGGGGAGCTGGCCATCAGCCGGGCCACGCCCACCCTGACCTGGCCGCGGCCCGCGGGGATCTCGTTCGGCATGGCGCTCAACGCGGTCCAGCTCGACGCGACGGCCTCGGTCCTGGGCACGTTCGCGTATTCCCCGGCCGCGGGCTCGATCCTCCCGCCGGGAGGTGGCGAGGTCCTCACGGCGACGTTCACGCCGGCCGACCTCATCGACTACGCGACGGCGACCATCACGACGACCATCGACGTCGCCTCGTCCGGCCTGAGATTCACGCCCGTCATCACCTGGCCCGCCCCGGCGGCGATCGTGGCCGGCACGGCGCTCGGCCCCGCGCAGCTCGACGCCACGGCGAGCTACGGCGGCGTCCCCGTCCCGGGCTTCTTCTCGTATTCGCCCGGCCCGGGGGCCGTCCTGGGACCGGGGGCCGGGCAGGCCCTGGCCGTCCACTTCAGCCCGTTCGACGCGGCCGATTACAACGACGCGACCGGCACGACGACGATCGACGTGGGCCCTCCCCCGTCATCCTCGCCCCCCGTCGTCATCACCGGCGTGCACGTCCAGACCGTCCGCCTGACGAAGCGGAAGACGGCGACCGAGATCGTCGTCTCGTTCAGCGGGACGGACAACCTGCCGGGCGCGGGGGTCCTCGCGAACTTCCACCTGTACGCCGCCCGCAAGGTGAAGAAGGCCAAGGTCTACAGCAAGCCCGTCGGGCTGACCTCCGCGACGTACAACCGCGCCGGGGAAACGGTCGCCCTCCTGCCGAAGGGGGGCAAGCTGTCGCTGAAGACGCCGCTCCTGCTCCAGGTCACCGCCGCGGGGATCGTCGACGCCGAGGGCCGCGAGCTCGACGGCAACGGCGACGGCCAGGCCGGCGACGACTACAAGGCGCTGCTGTCCCGGAAGGGAGTCCAGCCGATGGCGATCCCGGCCGTCGCGTCACCCGCGATCGCCCGGCCGGGAAGGCCAATCATTCGCATTCGATAG
- the aroC gene encoding chorismate synthase yields MLRYMTSGESHGQALTAIVEGFPAGVTLDTTVIDRELERRQGGYGRGKRQTLETDRVIVDAGIYHGVTTGGPITLRLVNRDAKLERLIQPPAPRGGHVDLAGAINYQTGIRQVLERASARETAMRVAVGGLARLLLTELGIDVFGYVIELGGIAAPPLSLDLAVRDASPVYTLNPEADAQIVAAIDAAQKAGDTVGGVVEAVVTGCPIGLGTHAQWDRKLDARLAAAVMSIQAIKGVEIGLGFEAARRPGSKVMDPIRYDPDHPASDRRFGFRRPSNNAGGIEGGTSNGEPIVVRAGKKPISTLAARGPSINMATKAESPAAYERSDVCAVPAASVIVEAVVAFEVASAIVDKYVGTSLDAIRTSMAAMHELNREHLAKWADQV; encoded by the coding sequence ATGCTCCGCTACATGACATCGGGCGAGTCGCACGGCCAGGCCCTGACGGCGATCGTCGAGGGTTTCCCCGCGGGCGTGACGCTGGACACGACGGTCATCGACCGCGAGCTCGAGCGGCGGCAGGGGGGGTACGGCCGGGGGAAGCGGCAGACGCTGGAGACGGACCGGGTGATCGTGGACGCGGGGATCTACCACGGCGTCACGACCGGCGGGCCGATCACGCTGCGGCTCGTGAACCGGGACGCCAAGCTCGAGCGGCTGATCCAGCCCCCCGCGCCGCGAGGGGGCCACGTGGACCTCGCCGGGGCGATCAACTACCAGACGGGCATCCGCCAGGTGCTCGAGCGCGCGAGCGCCCGCGAGACCGCCATGCGGGTCGCCGTCGGCGGGCTCGCCCGGCTGCTGCTGACGGAGCTGGGCATCGACGTCTTCGGCTACGTCATCGAGCTCGGCGGCATCGCCGCGCCGCCGCTGTCGCTGGACCTCGCCGTCCGCGACGCGAGCCCGGTCTACACGCTGAACCCCGAGGCCGACGCGCAGATCGTGGCCGCGATCGACGCGGCGCAGAAGGCGGGGGACACGGTCGGCGGCGTGGTCGAGGCCGTGGTCACGGGCTGCCCGATCGGCCTGGGGACGCACGCCCAGTGGGACCGCAAGCTCGACGCCCGGCTCGCCGCGGCGGTGATGAGCATCCAGGCGATCAAGGGGGTGGAGATCGGCCTCGGCTTCGAGGCCGCCCGCCGGCCCGGCTCGAAGGTCATGGACCCGATCCGCTACGACCCGGACCACCCCGCGAGCGACCGCCGCTTCGGCTTCCGCCGGCCGAGCAACAACGCGGGGGGCATCGAGGGGGGCACGTCCAACGGCGAGCCCATCGTCGTCCGCGCCGGGAAGAAGCCGATCAGCACGCTGGCCGCCCGCGGGCCGTCCATCAACATGGCCACCAAGGCCGAGTCCCCCGCCGCCTACGAGCGGTCGGACGTCTGCGCCGTGCCCGCCGCCAGCGTGATCGTCGAGGCCGTCGTCGCCTTCGAGGTCGCCTCCGCGATCGTGGACAAGTACGTCGGCACCAGCCTCGACGCGATCAGGACCTCCATGGCCGCGATGCACGAGCTCAACCGCGAGCACCTCGCGAAGTGGGCCGATCAGGTGTGA
- a CDS encoding phosphoribosylaminoimidazolesuccinocarboxamide synthase translates to MAVLETRLEGLPVRRGKVRDVYDLGDRLLLVATDRISAFDWVLPTGIPDKGRVLTALSAFWFDFLDVQHHLLSIAVEDLPRSLELDPETRESLRGRIMIARKARVVPFECVVRGYLSGSGWKEYRSNGAVCGIKLPAGLVESDRIDPIFTPATKAETGHDENVSFDVMANAVGKEVAETLRSMSLEVYRAAAEHALGRGLILADTKFEWGFDDRTGELLLVDEVLTPDSSRYWSQETYRPGGPQPSFDKQFVRDWLETTGWDKASPPPELPADVVEGTRARYVEAFERITGRAFPWK, encoded by the coding sequence GTGGCGGTGCTGGAGACGAGGCTGGAGGGGCTCCCCGTGCGGCGGGGGAAGGTCCGCGACGTGTACGACCTGGGGGACCGGCTGCTGCTGGTCGCCACGGATCGCATCAGCGCGTTCGACTGGGTGCTGCCGACGGGCATCCCGGACAAGGGCCGGGTGCTAACGGCCCTGAGCGCCTTCTGGTTCGACTTCCTCGACGTCCAGCACCACCTGCTGTCGATCGCCGTCGAGGACCTCCCGCGCTCGCTCGAGCTCGACCCGGAGACGCGGGAGTCGCTCCGCGGCCGGATCATGATCGCCCGCAAGGCCCGCGTCGTCCCGTTCGAGTGCGTCGTCCGCGGGTATCTCTCGGGCAGCGGCTGGAAGGAGTACCGATCGAACGGTGCGGTCTGCGGCATCAAGCTGCCGGCCGGGCTCGTGGAGAGCGACCGCATCGATCCGATCTTCACCCCGGCCACGAAGGCGGAGACCGGCCACGACGAGAACGTGTCGTTCGACGTGATGGCCAACGCGGTCGGCAAGGAGGTCGCCGAGACCCTGCGGTCGATGAGCCTGGAGGTCTACCGGGCGGCCGCGGAGCATGCCCTGGGCCGGGGCCTGATCCTGGCCGACACGAAGTTCGAGTGGGGCTTCGACGATCGCACCGGCGAGCTGCTCCTGGTGGACGAGGTCCTCACGCCCGACAGCTCGCGGTACTGGTCGCAGGAGACCTATCGTCCCGGCGGCCCGCAGCCGTCATTCGACAAGCAGTTCGTCCGTGACTGGCTGGAGACGACCGGCTGGGATAAGGCGAGCCCGCCGCCGGAACTCCCGGCCGACGTCGTCGAGGGGACGCGGGCCCGCTACGTCGAGGCGTTCGAGCGGATCACCGGCCGCGCCTTCCCGTGGAAGTGA